In Streptomyces sp. TLI_146, the genomic stretch GGCGAATTCATTACGGTTGCGAACCCCCCTTGGCCTTACAGGACATGGGTAGAAGCCCCTTACCCTTTTCTCTGGCCCCCTGCCCGACGATTCCGGAACGCGAGATTCATGACCGGCACAGACGATGTACTGCTTGTCCACGGCGGAACCCCGCTGGAGGGCGAGATCCGCGTCCGCGGCGCGAAGAACCTCGTGCCGAAGGCGATGGTCGCCGCCCTGCTCGGCAGCGGTCCGAGCCGGCTGCGCAATGTGCCCGACATCCGCGACGTGCGCGTCGTACGCGGCCTGCTGCAGCTGCACGGGGTGACGGTCCGCCCGGGCGAGGAGCCCGGTGAGCTGATCCTCGACCCGTCGCACGTCGAAAGTGCGAACGTCGCCGACATCGACGCGCACGCAGGTTCGTCGCGCATCCCGATCCTGCTCTGCGGCCCGCTGCTGCACCGCCTCGGCCACGCCTTCATCCCGGGCCTGGGCGGCTGCGACATCGGCGGCCGGCCGATCGACTTCCACTTCGAGGTGCTGCGGCAGTTCGGCGCGACCATCGAGAAGCGCGCCGACGGCCAGTACCTGGAGGCCCCGCAGCGGCTGCGCGGCACCAAGATCCGGCTGCCGTACCCGTCGGTGGGCGCGACCGAGCAGGTCCTGCTGACGGCCGTACTGGCCGAGGGTGTGACCGAGCTCTCCAACGCGGCCGTGGAGCCCGAGATCGAGGACCTCATCTGCGTACTGCAGAAGATGGGCGCGATCATCGCCATGGACACCGACCGGACGATCCGGATCACCGGTGTCGACAAGCTCGGCGGGTACACCCACCGCGCCCTCTCGGACCGGCTGGAGGCCGCCTCCTGGGCGTCCGCCGCGCTGGCGACCGAGGGCAACATCTACGTCCGCGGCGCGCAGCAGCGGTCGATGATGACCTTCCTGAACACGTACCGGAAGGTCGGCGGCGCCTTCGAGATCGACGACGAGGGCATCCGGTTCTGGCACCCCGGCGGCTCGCTCAAGTCGATCGCCCTCGAGACGGACGTGCACCCCGGCTTCCAGACCGACTGGCAGCAGCCGCTGGTCGTGGCGCTGACGCAGGCCACGGGCCTGTCGATCGTCCACGAGACGGTGTACGAGTCGCGGCTCGGCTTCACGTCGGCGCTGAACCAGATGGGTGCGCACATCCAGCTGTACCGGGAGTGCCTGGGCGGCTCCGACTGCCGCTTCGGGCAGCGCAACTTCCTGCACTCGGCGGTGGTGAGCGGGCCCACGAAGCTGCAGGGTGCGGATCTGGTGATTCCGGATCTGCGGGGTGGGTTCTCCTACCTGATCGCTGCGCTGGCGGCGCAGGGGACGTCGCGGGTGCACGGGATCGATCTGATCAACCGGGGGTACGAGAACTTCATGGAGAAGCTGATGGAGCTGGGGGCGAAGGTGGAGCTGCCCAACGGTGCGCTGAGCTGACCCTGGGTCTTGGCCCCTCCCCGCCCCTTCCCTAAACCCTCCGGGGGTGGTGGGAGGGGGCGGAGGTGTTTTCCGGGAGCTTTGCGGGGCCTGCGGCCCCTGCACCCCGCTTCGTTCGTCTGCGGACCGTAGATGGCTGGTCGCGCAGTTCCCCGCGCCCCTAAAAGCCTGTGGCTGAGCTGGGTTCTCCGGCTGCGGCCGACCCCCTAGGAGCGCGCGGAACTGCGCGACCAGCCCCCACCGGCCCGCAGGTAATGAACCACCTAGGGGCGCGGGGAACTGCGCGAGCAACCCACCACACACCCGCAGACGAACCCCGAGCCAAAAAGGGGCGCGGGGAACTGCGCGGTCAGCCATCCACCCAGCCGCAGACAAAGGCCGGGTACACGGCGAAGGGTGGCCACCCCCCTCCACGGGGGTGGCCACCCTTCGTCTTTCAGCTAAGCGGCCTGCAAAGGGGCGCTTACTTGCCCTTCGCGGCTTCCTTGAGCTTCGAGCCCGCGGAGACCTTCACGCTGAAACCGGCCGGGATGTCGATCGGGTCGCCGGTCTGCGGGTTGCGAGCGGTACGAGCGGCACGGTGGGTGCGCTCGAAGGTCAGGAAGCCGGGGATGGTGACCTTCTCGTCGCCCTTGGCGACGACCTCGCCGACCGTCTCGGCGAGAGCGGCCAGAACGGCGTCGGCGTCCTTGCGGGTCACCTCGGCGCGGTCGGCCAGCGCGGCCACCAGCTCACTGCGGTTCATGTTCTTACTCCCGTGTTCTTCTTGCCTGTGGGGCGTGCCACGCGGCGGAAGCCGCATGTTGGGTACAGCGAAGCCGATGCTGCCAGGGCCCTCGGACAGTCCCCGGACCCGGGTCCGTGTCGGACCCTCGCGCCCGGTTACGCATCCTGCCCCCACCTGTGGCGGGAAAGCCAATCCGGCACCCTCCGGAGTCACACGAAAAGCGCCACAGCCCCGTCGTGGTGACGCTCCGTCGACTCCCTGGAGACTCGCTGGAACCGCCGGGGCGGATGCGGGTGCCGCCACCCTACGGGCGGCCCCACAGCCCCGCATCCCGCGACGCGCCGGGCGCCGGGCGGACGTGGGGCCGGTCACAGCCCCGTACGACCCCTCAGAGGGCGGCCTGGGCCGCCGTCCGCACCGCGCCCGCCACCGCGCCCGCGACCTTGTCGTTGAAGACCGACGGGATGATGTAGTTCGGGTTGAGCTCGTCCTCGGTCACCACGTTCGCGAGCGCGGTCGCGGCGGCCAGCATCATGTCGGTGTTGACCGTGCGCGACTGGGCGTCCAGGAGGCCGCGGAAGACGCCCGGGAAGACCAGCACGTTGTTGATCTGGTTCGGGAAGTCCGAGCGGCCGGTGGCCACCACGGCGGCCGTCTCGCGCGCCACGCCCGGGTCGACCTCGGGGTCGGGGTTCGCGAGCGCGAAGACGATGGCGCCCTCGGCCATCGCGGCCACGTCGTCGCCGTTCAGGACGTTGGGGGCGGAGACGCCGATGAAGACGTCCGCGCCGACCACGGCCTCGCGCAGGGAGCCGGTGAGGCCCTCCGGGTTGGTGTTGTCGGCGATCCAGCGGAGCGCCGCCATGTCGGAGCCCGCGTCGGCCCCGGCCAGGTCCGCGCGGCCGGTGTGGACGACGCCCTGGATGTCGGCGACGACCGCGTTCTTGACGCCGGCCGCGAGCAGCAGCTTGAGGATGGCCGTACCGGCCGCGCCCGCGCCGGACATGACGACCCGTACGTCACCGATACCCTTGCCGACCACGCGCAGCGCGTTGGTCAGCGCGGCGAGCACCACGATCGCAGTGCCGTGCTGGTCGTCGTGGAAGACGGGGATGTCCAGGGCCTCGCGCAGGCGCGCCTCGATCTCGAAGCAGCGGGGCGCGGAGATGTCCTCCAGGTTGATGCCCGCGAAGCCGGGGGCGATCGCCTTGACGATCGCGACGATCTCGTCGGTGTCCTGGGTGTCCAGGCAGAGCGGCCAGGCGTCGATGCCCGCGAACCGCTTGAAGAGGGCCGCCTTGCCCTCCATGACCGGCAGCGCGGCCTTCGGGCCGATGTTGCCGAGGCCGAGGACGGCCGAGCCGTCGGTGACGACCGCGACGGAGTTGCGCTTGATGGTGAGGCGGCGGGCGTCCTCGGGGTTCTCGGCGATCGCCATGCACACCCGGGCGACACCCGGGGTGTAGATCATCGAGAGGTCGTCACGGTTGCGGATGGGGTGCTTGGACGCCATCTCGATCTTGCCGCCGAGGTGCATCAGGAACGTACGGTCGGAGACCTTGCCGAGGGTGACGCCCTCGATCCCGCGCAGCTTCTCGACGATCTCGTCGGCGTGCGCGGTGGAGGTCGCCGCGATGGTGACGTCGATCCGCAGCTTCTCGTGGCCGGAGGCGGTCACGTCGAGGCCGGTGACCGAACCGCCGGAGGACTCCACGGCCGTGGTGAGCTGGGAGACCGCCGTTCCGCTGGCGGGCACCTCCAGCCGGACCGTCATCGAGTACGAGACGCTGGGCGCCGTTGCCATGACCGGGTTCCTCTGCTTTCCCTAGCTTCGTTGCTAGCGCGACCCGAGCTGTTGCCGGGCAACGCCATCCGATGTTCGCACCTACCGGCGGGTAGCCGGTAACGCGCCATTCATTCCGGAAAACAGTTTCCACCATACGAGAGATGATCGGCCGGTGGAAGCCCCGAAAAGCACAACAGGCCCACGCCATCCGCAGATGACGTGGGCCTGTCGCTCACGTGAAGACACCGACCCGCCATGCTCGCCTCGCGGCAAGTGGTCGCTCGAAGCGACTAAGGTTGGGCCCGGGGGCTTGGATCGAGCCGGTGCCGTACCCAGGCTAACAAACCACCCCGGGAAGTGATTCAAGCATCGCGAGTTGACTCCGCTGTATTTTCGGCGTTCCGCCGCGCTCAGTCCCGCAGCAGGTCGGGCACCCCGTCCGCATCGGGCTCGTCGCGCTCGCCGGAGACCACCGTGAGCTGCTGGGTCGCCCGGGTGAGCGCCACGTACAGCACGCGCAGCCCGGCGGGCGACTCGTCGGCGATCTCCGCCGGGGAGACCACCACCGTGGCGTCGTACTCCAGGCCCTTGGCCTCCAGGCTGCCGAGCGCCACCACGCGCTCGCCGAGCCCGGCCAGCCAGCGCGCCGCCTGCTCGCGCCGCCGCATGGCGACGACCACGCCGACCGTGCCGTCGACCTGGTCGAGGAGGCGGGCCGCCTCCTCCCGTACGGACTCGGCGAGGTCCTGGCCGGCCACCGTGAAGCGCGGCTCGACGCCCGTGGAGCGGACCGCCCTCGGGGACTTCATGCCCGGCATCGCCAACGTCAGCACCCGCGCGGCCAGTTCGGCGATCTCGGCCGGGTTGCGGTAGTTCACGGTCAGCTCGAAGCGGCGGCGGGGGCGGGAGCCCAGCGCCTCGTCGCGCGCGGCGGCCGCCTCGTCCGGGTCGGACCAGGACGACTGGGCCGGGTCCCCGACGACCGTCCAGGTGGCCGTGCGGCCCCGGCGGCCGACCATGCGCCACTGCATCGGCGTGAGGTCCTGCGCCTCGTCGACGATGACGTGCGCGTACTCGGTGCGCTCCTGCGCCAGGCGCTCCGCGCGCTCGCGCTGGGTCTCCTCGCGGTGCGGCATCAGCTCCTCCAGGCCCGTGAGCGCGTCCAGCGGGTCGTACTCGCGCTTCCTGCGGGGCTTGGCCGGGGTGCCGAGCAGCGTCTCCAGCTCGTCCAGGAGCGCCACGTCGTGCACCGAAAGGGGCCCGTGGCCGGTGGCGTCCAGCCGGGAGAGCGAGCGGGCCAGGCGCCGGGTCTCGCCGGGCGTCAGGACCCGCCGCGCCCAGCGGTTCAGGCGCCGCTCGTCGCCCATCGCCGCGAGCACCCCGCGCGGGGTGAGCTCGGGCCACCAGGCGTCCAGGAACGCGATGAAGCTGTCCTCGGAGGTGATGTCGTCGTCGAACGAGGAGCGCAGCTCGGCGGCGAGCTCCGGGTCCGTGTGCCGCCCGGCCGAGCCGGATCTGCTCCACAGGGCGTCCAGGAGCAGCTTGCGGGCGCGCGGGCGCAGCAGGTTGACCGGTGCGGTGCCGCCGAGCACGGCGTGCCGGATCCGCCGCAGCTCCTCGGCCTCCAGCTCGACGCGCCGGCCGAAGGCGACGACGCGCAGCCGGGTGGGGGTCGCGGCGGCCTGACCGTCCGCCGCCTCGCCCTCCTCCTCGCCGAAGGAGAGCTGGCCGGTGTCCTGCGGCGGCCGGGCCGGGTTGCCCCGCCTGGTCCTGCCGCGCGCCGGGTCCGCCGTCTCCAGGGCTCCGCGCGCCGCCTTGCGCAGCACCTGGAGCATCCGGGAGGAGCCCTTGATCCTGGCGACGGCCGGCTCGTCGTACGCGGTGGCCTCGGCGCCGTCGACCAGGTTGCCGACCGCGCGGATCGCCACCTGCCCCTCCTCGCCGAGCGAGGGCAGCACGCCTTCGGTGTACGACACGAGCAGCGGGGTCGGGGAGACGATCAGGATGCCGCCCGCGTACCGGCGGCGGTCCTGGTAGAGCAGGTACGCGGCGCGGTGCAGCGCGACGGCGGTCTTGCCGGTGCCGGGGCCGCCCTCCACGTAGGTGACGGACGCGGCGGGCGCGCGGATCACCAGGTCCTGCTCGGCCTGGATGGAGGCGACGATGTCCCGCATGGTGTGGCTGCGGGCCTGGCCGAGCGCGGCCATCAGGGCGCCGTCGCCGATCACCGGCAGCTCGGCGCCGTCCAGCGTCGCGGTCAGCTCCGGGCGCATCAGGTCGTCCTCGACCCCGAGCACCTTGCGGCCCTTGGAGCGGATGACGCGGCGGCGCACCACCCGGCCCGGGTCGACCGGCGTGGAGCGGTAGAACGGCGCGGCGGCGGGCGCGCGCCAGTCGATGACCAGCGGCGCGTAGTCCGAGTCCAGAACGCCGATACGGCCGATGTGAAGCGTTTCGGCGATCTCGGCGTACTTGCCGTCCCCGTCCTCGCGCACGGCCCCCTCGGCGGGCTCCACGGCCGTGTAGGCCCCGTCGGGGCCCTTCTTGCCGTCCTTGCCGAGCAGCAGGTCGATCCGGCCGAAGAGGAAGTCCTCGAATTCGTTGTTGAGGCGGTTGAGGTGGATCCCGGCCCGGAAGACCTGGGCGTCCCGTTCCGCCAGCGCTCCGGGCGTTCCCACCTGGCCGCGCTGGGCGGCGTCGTTCATCAGGAACTCCGCCTCGTGGATCTTCTCCTCAAGGCGGCGGTACACCTTGTCCAGGTGTTCCTGTTCGACTCCGATCTCACGGTCTCTGACCGAGTCGACAGCGGCTTCCTGCGCGGCCACCGAGGCCCCCTTCTGACGTGCATTGGGCAGCCGTCAACCGTACGCGAAGGGGGCCGGTCTGTCAGGCGGTGACCGGCCCGTGGCCGGTCACCTTTCAGGCCGGGACGTCCACGAGCGCCTTGCCGTCGAGGGTCCGGACCTCGAAATGATCGATCTGGTCCCGGTTCATGGCGGTACCGCCGTGCACGTACAGCGGGTACTCCGCCTCCTTGTGCGGGCTGTCCGCGATCCCGTACCCCCACTTGGGCACCGCCCAGGTGGTGACGGTCTCCTGCGCGCCGTCCTTGCCGATCGCGATGAGGCTGCACTTGAGCGGCCCCTTCACGTTCTTCAGCTGGAGGACGGTGTGGGTGCCCCAGCCCTTCTTCTCGGTGCCGACGGTCGCGCTGACACCGGTCGTCGCGTCGGTCGCCGCCACCTTCTGGGTCATGTGATGGAAGAAGGCGTCCTCTGCGGGGCTGGTCGAGTGCGGCTCGGCGGGCGCGGCCTGGGTCGTGCCGCCGTCGGAGGTCGCCACCACGGCGATCGCCGGACCGCCGATGATCAGCGCGGCGGCGGCCGCCACCAGGTAGGTGGTGCGGCGCCTGCGCTTGGCGCGCAGCACCGCCACCTCGTCGATGAGCCGTTCGCTCATGCTCGGCGGGGCCGGGCGCAGCGGGCGGTCGGCGGGGCCGGGGAACTCCTTCAAGGTGGCCAGGAGCGGCTCCATGCCGCCGAGCTGGTCGAGCTCGGCCGCGCACAGGTCACAGCCCGCCAGATGCGCCTCGAAGGCGGTGGCCTCGGCATCGTCGAGGACGCCGAGCGCGTACGCCGCGACCGCCTCGTGCTCGGACTGGTACTCCGGCGTGGTCATGCCGTCACCCCCCGTTCCTCCAACGCGAGTTTCATGGACCGCAGGGCGTAGAAGACGCGGGACCTGACGGTCCCGCTCGGCACGCCCAGCACTTCGGCCGCTTCATTGACCGTACGTCCTTTGAAGTACGTTTCGACCAGCGCCTCGCGGTGTGCGGGTGTCAGGTCGTCGAGTGCGTCCGAGAGCGTCATCAGCCACAGCGCCTTGTCGATCTCGTCCTCCGCGGGCATGACCTCCAGCGGCGACGGATCGACCTCCTGCGGCCGGGCCTGCCGGCTGCGGTGGCCGTCGATGACGATGCGCCGTGCGACCGTCACCAGCCAGGGGCGGACCGAACCGGTCGCTCTGTTGAGCTGACCGGCGTTCTTCCAGGCACGGATGAGCGTCTCCTGCACGACGTCCTCGGCCCGCTGGCGGTCGCCGGCGACGAGACGGAGCACATACGCGAGCAGCGGGCCCGCGTGTTCGCGGTAGAGCGCCCGCATCAGCTCCTCGTCGGGAACGGAGC encodes the following:
- the murA gene encoding UDP-N-acetylglucosamine 1-carboxyvinyltransferase, which gives rise to MTGTDDVLLVHGGTPLEGEIRVRGAKNLVPKAMVAALLGSGPSRLRNVPDIRDVRVVRGLLQLHGVTVRPGEEPGELILDPSHVESANVADIDAHAGSSRIPILLCGPLLHRLGHAFIPGLGGCDIGGRPIDFHFEVLRQFGATIEKRADGQYLEAPQRLRGTKIRLPYPSVGATEQVLLTAVLAEGVTELSNAAVEPEIEDLICVLQKMGAIIAMDTDRTIRITGVDKLGGYTHRALSDRLEAASWASAALATEGNIYVRGAQQRSMMTFLNTYRKVGGAFEIDDEGIRFWHPGGSLKSIALETDVHPGFQTDWQQPLVVALTQATGLSIVHETVYESRLGFTSALNQMGAHIQLYRECLGGSDCRFGQRNFLHSAVVSGPTKLQGADLVIPDLRGGFSYLIAALAAQGTSRVHGIDLINRGYENFMEKLMELGAKVELPNGALS
- a CDS encoding HU family DNA-binding protein; this encodes MNRSELVAALADRAEVTRKDADAVLAALAETVGEVVAKGDEKVTIPGFLTFERTHRAARTARNPQTGDPIDIPAGFSVKVSAGSKLKEAAKGK
- a CDS encoding NAD-dependent malic enzyme, producing the protein MATAPSVSYSMTVRLEVPASGTAVSQLTTAVESSGGSVTGLDVTASGHEKLRIDVTIAATSTAHADEIVEKLRGIEGVTLGKVSDRTFLMHLGGKIEMASKHPIRNRDDLSMIYTPGVARVCMAIAENPEDARRLTIKRNSVAVVTDGSAVLGLGNIGPKAALPVMEGKAALFKRFAGIDAWPLCLDTQDTDEIVAIVKAIAPGFAGINLEDISAPRCFEIEARLREALDIPVFHDDQHGTAIVVLAALTNALRVVGKGIGDVRVVMSGAGAAGTAILKLLLAAGVKNAVVADIQGVVHTGRADLAGADAGSDMAALRWIADNTNPEGLTGSLREAVVGADVFIGVSAPNVLNGDDVAAMAEGAIVFALANPDPEVDPGVARETAAVVATGRSDFPNQINNVLVFPGVFRGLLDAQSRTVNTDMMLAAATALANVVTEDELNPNYIIPSVFNDKVAGAVAGAVRTAAQAAL
- a CDS encoding UvrD-helicase domain-containing protein; the encoded protein is MAAQEAAVDSVRDREIGVEQEHLDKVYRRLEEKIHEAEFLMNDAAQRGQVGTPGALAERDAQVFRAGIHLNRLNNEFEDFLFGRIDLLLGKDGKKGPDGAYTAVEPAEGAVREDGDGKYAEIAETLHIGRIGVLDSDYAPLVIDWRAPAAAPFYRSTPVDPGRVVRRRVIRSKGRKVLGVEDDLMRPELTATLDGAELPVIGDGALMAALGQARSHTMRDIVASIQAEQDLVIRAPAASVTYVEGGPGTGKTAVALHRAAYLLYQDRRRYAGGILIVSPTPLLVSYTEGVLPSLGEEGQVAIRAVGNLVDGAEATAYDEPAVARIKGSSRMLQVLRKAARGALETADPARGRTRRGNPARPPQDTGQLSFGEEEGEAADGQAAATPTRLRVVAFGRRVELEAEELRRIRHAVLGGTAPVNLLRPRARKLLLDALWSRSGSAGRHTDPELAAELRSSFDDDITSEDSFIAFLDAWWPELTPRGVLAAMGDERRLNRWARRVLTPGETRRLARSLSRLDATGHGPLSVHDVALLDELETLLGTPAKPRRKREYDPLDALTGLEELMPHREETQRERAERLAQERTEYAHVIVDEAQDLTPMQWRMVGRRGRTATWTVVGDPAQSSWSDPDEAAAARDEALGSRPRRRFELTVNYRNPAEIAELAARVLTLAMPGMKSPRAVRSTGVEPRFTVAGQDLAESVREEAARLLDQVDGTVGVVVAMRRREQAARWLAGLGERVVALGSLEAKGLEYDATVVVSPAEIADESPAGLRVLYVALTRATQQLTVVSGERDEPDADGVPDLLRD
- a CDS encoding anti-sigma factor gives rise to the protein MTTPEYQSEHEAVAAYALGVLDDAEATAFEAHLAGCDLCAAELDQLGGMEPLLATLKEFPGPADRPLRPAPPSMSERLIDEVAVLRAKRRRRTTYLVAAAAALIIGGPAIAVVATSDGGTTQAAPAEPHSTSPAEDAFFHHMTQKVAATDATTGVSATVGTEKKGWGTHTVLQLKNVKGPLKCSLIAIGKDGAQETVTTWAVPKWGYGIADSPHKEAEYPLYVHGGTAMNRDQIDHFEVRTLDGKALVDVPA
- a CDS encoding sigma-70 family RNA polymerase sigma factor, encoding MRKDAAVADDRPQGARHRSVPDEELMRALYREHAGPLLAYVLRLVAGDRQRAEDVVQETLIRAWKNAGQLNRATGSVRPWLVTVARRIVIDGHRSRQARPQEVDPSPLEVMPAEDEIDKALWLMTLSDALDDLTPAHREALVETYFKGRTVNEAAEVLGVPSGTVRSRVFYALRSMKLALEERGVTA